The genomic DNA GACATCGAGGACCTGCTAGGGCGGGATGCGGTAGTTCTCGATGAGCATAGCATCAGCAGCTACCTAACCGGAAAGAAGATCCTAGTAAGCGGCGCGGCGGGCAGCATCGGCAGCGAGGTCTGCCGGCAGGTCGCCCGTTTCGAACCGACGAAGATCATTCTCGTAGATGCCGCTGAAACCCCGCTTTTTTATATTGAAAAAGAGCTAGCGGAAAAGCATCCTCAACTTAGAATTATTCCGATCGTGGCAGATATTCGTAACGACGTTCGCATCGAGATGATCTTTGACCAGTTCATGCCGGAGGTTGTCTTCCATGCTGCTGCATACAAGCATGTGCCGATGATGGAGTACAATCCTGTTGAGGCGGTATCCAACAATATCCTCGGTACGAGAAAGCTTGCCGACGCAGCTCATCGCTTTGGCGTCAAAAACTTCGTAATGATTTCGACCGATAAGGCGGTGAACCCTACAAATGTGATGGGCGCGAGCAAGCGGGCAGCGGAAATATATGTTCAGGCTCTTGCCCGAAAGAGTCTGACAAAATTCACCACTGTCCGGTTCGGCAATGTCCTCGGCAGTAACGGCAGCGTAATTCCTGTATTTAAGGAGCAGATTAGTAGGGGGGGGCCCGTTACGGTTACAGACCCTCAGATCATGCGCTACTTCATGACAATACCAGAGGCGACGCAGCTCGTGTTACAGGCCGGATGCATTGGCAACGGCGGCGAGATCTTCGTGCTGGACATGGGGGAGCCGGTGCGGATTATTGACCTTGCTGAGGAGCTTATTCGGTTGTCAGGGTTCATCCCTTATGAGGATATCGATATCGTCATTACAGGGCTGCGGCCGGGGGAGAAGCTTTTTGAAGAATTGCTGATTGAGGGAGAAGGAATAAAGCCAACGAGCCACGAAAAGATAAAGATTGCAGCCGCAGTGCCTTCGAATCTGGATACTGCAAACACGGCCCTTGACGAATTGGCCGAACAGGCAGATGTCTCTGATGTGGGAGGAATTATGGAGTGCTTGAAAGCGCTGGTACCCGAATTTACTCCTTCATACAAATTCAGTGGAGACCCACCACTGGGAATGCAGAAGTTGCGTCCCGATCTGTTTGTTGCAAAAACCTCTCAAAGCAAAATCATCTCTCTCAAAAAATAGTTTGAGAATCAGCTAAATATACTGAAGGAGCACAGCGGCGCCGGTTCCGAAGAAGTTGGAGCAGCGGGTTTTAAGCACACTCATGATTTGCAATAAGCGAACATCCCTTGTCGCCGTCCTTGCCCTCGCTTTTTTCTTCAGTTTCGCGGAGACAAGCTGGGGGCTCGCCTCCAACAATATTCCTCTCGACAGCCCTATGTACTTCTACCTGGAGAAACTGGCTGGTTTCGGTCTGATCAGAGACGATATCACCGGGTTGCGTCCTTACTCGCGGGCGGAAGCGGCGAGACTCGTAATCGAAGCGGAGCGGACCATGGAGGAAAATGGAGGGGGAAGGGACAGGGTGGCAGAGTCGATCCTTAGTGAGCTCCGCATTCTGCTTGCCCGTGAGATCTCCCTCTACCGCGAACCTGATAAAGCCCCTAGGTTCGACTTCAATCCCCTGTCAGGTTACAGGGTACGCAACGTCTACCTTGACGGCGCGTCCCGCAGCTATGAGCGTCCGGTCCACGATCCAGGTGGGGATGGCGTTTTCGGCATTGGTTCGGGTCTGCGGCCCGATAACAGGTACCCCTCTCTCGTGCAGCAGCATGGTACTGAAGGAACGCCGCTTCTGGAGAACAACGAGGGAATCAGATACGTGGATGGCCATAACATAGAGATTCGCGTGGCGGGCGAGGCGTATGCAGGACACTATGTTGCGGGCCTATTGGAGCCGCTCCTCGTATCCTCTAGGAGAACCGATGATACACGGCTCTTTCTGAACAAGGCTTATTTGAAACTTGGAGGAGGAGGGCTCGAAATTGAAGTAGGACGTGACGCAAACTGGTTCGGGCTGGGATATCGTGGTGCCATAACACTTACCAATAATGCGAGAAACTTCGACCATGTCAAGTTGTCAAGCCCCGAGCCGATCAGCCTCCGTTATATCGGAGATATTAAATATGCCTTCATACTCTCCCGCTTCGACCAATCGTCTGCGGGCGGAGTCGAGCGCAGGCCGTACTTCCTTGGGGCTAAGCTTTCGGTGAAGCCTACGGAGAACCTTGAGCTCGGTCTCAACCTAGGCAGGCAGGCGGGTGGGCCGGGGGTGAACAACGGGCTGGGGGAGACAGTGCGAGGTCTAGTTGGCGGCACAAATTCAGACAACACCAACAGTATTGCCGGACTGGAAGCCCGGTACCGGATACCTTTGCTGCGTAATACCGAGGTATATGGTGAATTTTCCGGCGAGGATTCGGCTTTCTTCTGGCCAATCGTCGAGAGCTATGTAGCCGGCTTTTTCATACCCGTTTTAAGTGATTCTGGTAAAGACGACTTTCGTTTTGAGTACTTCTGGGGAGATCAAATTCTGTACACCCATAGCACTTTCCCACAAGGGTATATCTACCAAGGCAGGCCTATTGGTCACTTGCAGGGAGGTGCAGCGCAGGAGTTCTTCTTCCGTTACAGTCATTGGTTTTCCCCCCGAAACAGACTTGCTTTAGAATACATCCATGGTGAGCGTGGAAATGTCGGTCGTGTTACAGTGAATGCCGTCGGAGAGTTTGATCCAGCGGGGATCCTGCAGGCAGTCGAGCGGCGGAATTCGTGGCGGGTTGAATGGAACCTGCCACTGCGCGGTGATATTGATTTCAATGCATTGTATGGCTGGGAACGGATAAATAATGTCGACCTTAGGCCAGGTAGCGATCGGACGAACCAGGTGTTTAAGGTCGACATCAGTTACCGTTACTGACGAGATATTTGTTTCCCGGTACAATTACACAAGTCGGAGTTCACATGGTAAAAAGCATGACCGGATACGGCAAAGCCGAGACTTCCTCCTCCGTTGGCAAGCTTACGGTGGAAATTCGGACTGTAAACCATAGGTATGGCGAAGTGTCGGTGAAATTGCCGCGCACCCTTCTTTCCTGTGAAAACGTGGTAAGAAAGGCAGTTTTTGAGCGGCTCAAGCGGGGGAAGATCGAGGTTTCCATTCAGCAGGAGGCTTCCCCTGGTGCTGGGATAGTTTTGGAGCCGGATATTGAACTGGCGAGGGGCTATGCTGAAGCTTTCCGTAAGCTACAGTCTTCTCTCGGTATAGAGGGGCCGATTCCACTGTCACTGATCGTTTCTCAAAGAGATGTTCTGAATCCTCGTGAAATATCCTCTGCTGCGGAAGATCTGGAGCTTAACCTGCTGGCGGCAGTTCAGCAGGCGGTTGATTCCGTAGACAAGATGCGCATCCGTGAAGGTAATGCACTTGTTCAGGACCTAGAGGAGCGTCGCAAAGGCTTGAACTTATTGATTGCCGGAATAGAGGAAAGAGCTCCGCTGATTGTGGCTGAGCATGCAGCTCGTTTACGTGAGCGCGTCCGGCAGATGCTGGGGGATTTGCAGGTTGACGAAATGCGACTTGCTCAGGAAGTGGCGCTGCTCGCCGATAAAAGTGATGTAACGGAGGAATTGGTCCGGTTTAGGAGTCACCTGCAGCAGTTCGATGAGACGCTTCTGCTCGACGAGCCAGTGGGGCGCAAGCTGGATTTCCTTATGCAGGAGCTCAACCGTGAGGTGAATACCATCGGTTCCAAGGCAAACGACGGAGAGATGGCCGCGGTAGTTGTCCAAATCAAAGCCGAACTCGAAAGAATCCGGGAGCAGGTGCAGAATATCGAGTAGCACACTGAAAAGGCGCTTTCATGAAAAAGGAAGGAATCCTCTTCGTCATTTCGGCTCCATCGGGAGCCGGCAAAACCTCACTTTGCAAGGAAGTCGTTGACATTTTCAAGAACCTGCGGCATTCTGTCAGCTACACAACCCGAAAAGCTAGGCCCGGCGAGCTTCATGGCCGGGATTATTTTTTCATCCCCCCCGAAGAATTCCAGCGTATGGTTTCGGCGGGAGAGTTCGCCGAATGGGCCGAGGTTCATGGTAACTTCTATGGAACGGCCCTCAAGACCCTCCATGAGTACCGCACCAACGGGGTAGACGTCATTCTCGACATCGACTGCCAGGGTGCACGTCAGTTGAAGGAACATTACTCGGGAGGAGTTTTCATCTTCATCCTTCCTCCCAGTTACGGCGAGTTGCGGCGGCGGCTGGACTGTAGAAATTCTGATGCTTGCGATGTTATCGAACGTCGTCTCGAAAATGCGGCAGGAGAAATTCGTGAGTCTCGCTGGTATGATTATATTATAGTTAATGATGTGTTCAGCAAGGCGGTGGAAGAACTCAAGGCGGTGCTGGTGGCGGAGCGGTGTCGCACCTCCCGGGTGATTGAGACGGTTGCTGACATGTTTGAACTTGAGAAAGGAGTGTCCTGATGGCCCGAGTAACTGTTGAAGATTGCCTTGAAAAGGTTGATAATCGCTTTCTTCTTGTAATGCTTGCAGCAAAACGTGTAAAGCAGCTCTACAAGGGTGCTAAGCCGCAAATCGAGAACAAGGGCGGGAACAAGAATGTTGTGATGTCCCTCCGTGAGATCGCTGCTGGGAAGGTTAAGTACGAGCTTTCGTCGCGCAAGAGCCGTTGACGAAAGAGTGGTATTTTTTCGTTCAACCGGATGCGGTTAAACAATTGTCTGGCAGCACTAGAGAAGGCGGCGATATCAATCGCCGCCTTCTTCGTAAGTGGATGAGTAAAACACTCCGTCAACGAGTAAGTTTCACATATGATACGACTGAACGATATCCTCGATAAGCTGACAACCTATAATCCTGCTCCTGATCTGGAGCTCGTTCGAAAGGCGTACGTCTTTTGCGCCAAAGTGCACCAGGGGCAGACCCGTTTGTCGGGAGAACCCTACCTCGTGCACCCGATGGAAGTCGCAGCCATTCTTGCGGACCTGAAGCTCGACGTGGCTACGGTTACGACCGGTCTGCTGCACGACACTGTGGAGGATACCCTCACTACTCTGGAAGAACTGGAGGAAGTCTTCGGAGCTGAGGTAGCTCGGCTGGTGGATGGTGTCACAAAAATCGGTAAAATTCATTTCAAAACCAAGGAAGAGAGCCAGGCAGAGAATTTTCGCAAGATGCTCCTTGCCATGTCCAATGACATCCGCGTTATCCTCGTTAAGCTGGCTGACCGTCTTCACAATATGCGCACTCTTCAGTACCAGCCGGAGCCCAAACAGCGCAGTATCGCCAAGGAAACCCTCGACATCTATGCTCCTATTGCCAATCGGCTCGGAATTTCCTGGGTTAAGAGCGAATTGGAGGATATCTCGTTCCGTTACCTGGACTCGCAAGTCTACTACGATCTTGCCTCCAAAGTGGCAAAGAAGAAAAAGGAGCGTGAGGCCGACGTTGAGGAGGTTCGCGAGATTCTAGCCCAGAAACTGGTGGAGCATAATATAAAAGGAGAGGTATCCGGGCGTAGCAAGCACCTTTATTCAATCTACCGTAAGATGCAGAGCCGCAACGTGGATATTGATCAGATCTATGATTTGATCGCTATACGCGTCCTGGTTGAGGATATCCGCGAATGTTATGAAGTTCTTGGCATAATCCATTCCACTTGGAAGCCGATTCCGGGTCGCTTTAAAGACTACATAGCGATGCCGAAGGGGAACATGTACCAGTCGCTCCATACAACGGTGATCGGTCCCAAGGGGGAGCGGATGGAGGTGCAGATACGCACCCTTGAGATGCACAGGGTGGCGGAAGCCGGGATTGCAGCGCACTGGAAATACAAAGAGGGGAAGGGGTACGACGAGAAGGAAGTAAAGCGATTTGCCTGGCTGCGCCAGCTCCTGGAGTGGCAGCAGGAGCTGCAGGATTCTCGTGAGTTTATGGATACGGTGAAGGTGGAGCTCTTTCCGGAGGAGGTCTACGTCTTTACGCCAAAAGGTGATGTGAAGGCCTTTCCCAAGGGGTCGACTCCAATTGACTTTGCCTACAGTGTCCATACCGATATCGGTCACCGATGCGTGGGTGCCAAGGTTAACGGGAAGCTCGTTCCCCTGAAATATGAACTGAAGACAGGTGACATCATTGAGGTCGTCACGTCCCCTCACCATACTCCGAGCAAGGATTGGCTCAAGCTTGTAAAGAGTTCGCGGGCGAGGAACAAGATTCGCGCCTGGATCAAGACAGAGGAGCGGAAGCGAAGCATATCTCTCGGCAGAGAGATAGTCGAAAAGGATTTTCGCCGTTACTCCCTGAACTTGGGGAAACTGCAGAAAAGCGGCGAGATAAAACGTGTAGCAGCTGAGTTCGGCTTCGTTGCCGAGGATGACCTGATGGCGTCCGTGGGGTACGGAAAGCTTTCGTCCAACCAGTTGATCGGCAAGCTGATTCCTGAAGAACGACTCGCGGAGCACCAGGAGCGCAAGGAGACCCGAGTCGGCAAGGTAATAGAAAAGCTCAGGGGGAAATCGTCCAGCGCTATTCAGATCAACGGCGTGGACGACGTCATGGTCAGGTTCGGCAAGTGTTGTAACCCTCTCCCTGGCGATGATGTTGTGGGTTTCATCACTCGCGGCCGTGGTGTAACCATTCATACCGCTGACTGCCCCCTGGCTATGGAGAGCGATCCCGAGCGGCGGATCGAGGTGACGTGGAACAAGGACAAGAAGACCGCGCTACCCGTCAAGATCCGTGTAGCATGTCATGACGAGAAAGGGATGCTGGCCAATATAACTACCGCCATTACGAATTGCGAGGCAAATATCGTCAGTGCATCCATTCAGAGTACGGTGGACAAACGGGGTCTCAACACATTCGAGGTAGACGTTACCGACTTGGAGCATCTCAACAAGGTTATCAACAGCATCATGAAATTGCGTGGAGTTATTCGAGTCGAGAGGCTTAGAAGCTGACAACGATAGCGCTTACCGTAAGGGAGGAATGAAATGAAAAAGACGATCCATTCGGATAAAGCACCAAGGGCGATAGGCCCTTATTCTCAGGCTGTAATCGGAGGGGGAATGGTGTTTTGTTCGGGGCAGATCCCCCTTGATCCGGAGACGGGGGAGCTTCGAGGGGGTGGGATCAGAGAGCAGACCGAGCAGGTGATGGAGAATATTTCCGCCGTGCTGGGAGTGGCAGGTGTCTCATTCCGAGATATCGTTAAGACGACAATATTTATGACGGACCTGAGCGACTTCGCTATCGTCAACGAAGTGTACGGCAGCCGGTTTGATTCTGAACCGCCGGCACGTTCGACGGTCCAGGTCAGCGCCCTGCCAAGAGGAGCACTCGTCGAAATAGAGGTGATCGCTCTGGCCGGCTGATCGGCAGTGTCGGCAACGAAAAAAAAGCCGCCTGCAAACAACACAGGCGGCTGTCAAACTGCTAATTTTCAGGCCGGGGTCTAGAGTGCCTTCGTCACGCTTCCGGACCTGATGCAGCGGGTGCAAACCTTTACGCTTCTTACAGCCCCGTTGCTGATTGCCTTGACTTTCTGCAGGTTCGGATACCAGATCCTACGGGTCTTGTTGTTGGCATGGCTGACATTGTTACCGAAGCTCGGACCCTTACCGCATATTTCACATACTTTGGACATGTTCGTATACCCTCCGAATAAGCTGAAGCATATTTCTATACCAGAGATACTTTTGGGATGCAAGTCTATTTTAGCACTTCGTGCTCCGTTGTCTCCTGTACTGCTCAAGCAAACCTCTGTTGATACTGTTGAGGAATAAAAATGACCATACTTCGGGGAATCCTTTCGCTCCTGGTGATACTCTTTCTAATCGTTGCCGTCCTCTTCGTAGATTTCGCATACAAGACCTTCTCCCTCCGCCCCCGTGATGTCGCAGCAGACGGGATCGTCGTGCTGGCGGGAGGAAGGGGGCGTGTGGAGGAGGGGTTAAAGCTGTTTCGGGAAGGGAAGGCGCGCTGGCTGTTCCTGATCGGAGTGGACCCATCAGTCCGAAAAGGGGACTTGTTTAAGGAACGCCCAGGAGAGAGCCTTGGGGAGCGTGTCGTCCTGGAAAAGGCTTCCAGAAATACCCTGGAAAACGCCATTTATGCACGGGAGATACTGGTTGACAAGAAGATAAGATCAATCCGGTTAATAACTTCCCGATACCACATGAAGCGCGCAACAGTCATCTTCCGGAACACGCTGCCGAAGGACATAGCCATTTACTCTCACCCCGTGGACAGTAAGAACCTCAGAGGAGAGTGGTGGAGCCACAGTGGCAGCTTCCGGCTACTCTTCGGCGAGTTCTACAAGTACTGCATGTTCAGGTTCTTTTTTCTTTTCGCTTCAGGCGAGTTGCGACCCTCCGTCAACAGTTCTTCGAGTTGATGCCCTATAGTTCCGGCTTATCTTCGATCCTTGGAAATAGCGGCTCCGCCTTGATGATCTTTGTACCTGGGACAAGTCCTCCCCATTGCAATGCGGCGTCGGTCTGCGCACCATCAGTCCCGAGCCATGCCAAGGCCTTTGCAGCGGTTCCGGGCATGAATGCACTGAGGAGAGTGTGCACGATTCGCTGCGATTCGAGGAGGCAGTACAATACCGTTCCAAGCCTTTCCACCTTCGCCGGCTCCTTGGCGAGAGCCCATGGCGCGGTTTCGTCGATATACTTGTTCCCGGCGGAGATGGTCTCCCATATGGCCTGGAGTGCTTTACTGAACGCCAGTTCGGTCAGACATGTCTCGACCTGATCCACCATTGCACTCGTTTTTTTCAGGTGGGCCAGGTCGATGGGTTCAAGCTGTTCCGGCTTCTGAACGATCCCGTCGAAATATTTGTTGATCATGGCAGTTGATCGATTCAAAAGGTTTCCCAGGTCATTGGCCAAGTCGGAGTTGATCCGGTTGACAAGCGCGGCGTGGGAAAAGTCGCCATCAAGCCCGAACGGAACCTCCCGGAGCAGAAAATAGCGCACCGCATCCACGCCGTAGCGGTCGATGAGCATATTTGGCTCTACCACGTTCTGAAGGCTTTTGCTCATCTTCTGCCCCTCCACAGTCCACCAGCCGTGAGCAAAGACCTTTTTCGGGAGCGGCAGTCCGGCGGCCATTAGAAACGTGGGCCAATAAACTGCGTGGAAGCGTAGGATGTCCTTGCCGATGAGGTGGACATCGACGGGCCAGTATTTTCCGAAATCGCCTGACTGGTCGGGGTAACCGAGAGCTGTAATGTAGTTGGCTAGCGCATCGAACCAGACGTAGATGATGTGGCGGTCATTTCCGGGGACCGGGATACCCCAAGTGAAGGATGTGCGGGATACTGACAGGTCTCGAAGGCCTTCCCGTACAAATGCGATAATCTCGTTTCGGCGCGATTTCGGCTGGATGAAGTCAGGGTTTGCTTCGATGTGTGCGAGGAGTTGCTCCTGGTACTTGCTCATCCGGAAGAAATAGGATTCTTCCTTCAGCTTCTCCGTCGGTCTGTTGCAGTCCGGGCATTTGAAATCTATGAGCTGCGTTTCGGTCCAGAAGGTTTCACAGGGGGTGCAATACCAGTCTTCGTACTCACCGAGATAAATGTCTCCCTGCTTCATCACCTTCTCGAACAGGTGTGATACACCCTGCTTGTGCCGCTCCTGGGTAGTGCGAATGAAATCGGTGTACGAGATATCAAGCTTTTCCCAGAGCGCCTGAAAACGCTTTACTACCCGGTCCGCGAGTTCAAGAGGTGTCTCTCCCGCTGTATTGGCGGCTTTTTCCACTTTTTGCCCGTGCTCGTCAGTTCCAGTCAGGAAATGGACATCGTATCCCTGCAGCTTTCGGTATCGGGAGAGCACGTCTGCGGCAAGCGTAGTATAGGCATGGCCTATATGGGGTACATCGTTAACGTAATAGATGGGTGTGGTGATATAAAAAGTGCGGCTCATCGTTTCTCCTTCTTCTCCCGTTCTTTCCCTTCAGGACGGCGATCCCGGCGGGTCTTTCCTCCGGATGGTGCACTTTCCCGCGGCTCGGCTTGCCCCTTCTCGTTCTCCCGACCAGTTTTTTTCTGACGGTCGGAAATCTGTTCGGGTTTTATAGCTTCGCCGTCCAGTACTACCTGTCGATCGTCATCAGTGCGGACGGTTACAGTTCCTTCCAGCACATTCAGCTTTACGACCTCGCCTTCCACTCCTCCGCAGTTGACCCGTTTGCCGCATTTCGGAAGGCATTTGCGCAGGGAGCAGTAGGTTTCAAATTCGTAGCCGAGGCAGCAGAGAAGACGTCCACATTGGCCTGAGATTTTGGTTGGGTTAAGGGCGAGATTCTGCTCCTTTGCCATTTTTACCGAAACCGGTTCGAATTCACGAAGAAAGGAGGCGCAGCAGAGCTCCCGGCCACAGATGCCGATACCGCCGACCATTTTCGCCTCATCGCGCACGCCGATCTGCCTCATCTCTATTCTGGTGTGGAAGGTATGGGCGAGATCTTTCACCAGTTCCCGGAAATCAACACGGCCGTCGGCAGTGAAATAGAAGATAGCCTTGCTTCCGTCGTAGAGGTACTCGACCCTTACCAGCTTCATGTCCATGCCGCGTTCCTTGATCTTCGTCAGGCAAAAGGAGTACGCTTCCTTCTCCCGGGCGGCATTACGGGAGGCGGCATCTATGTCATCGGCGTGGGCTTTCCTGATGATGCTCTTAATTCCTTCAGGGGCATCGGTATCTGCAAATTCTCGTGGTTCTATGACGACGGTGGCAATGCTTTTCCCTCTTTCCGTCTCGACAATGACGCGCTCACCGGTTTTCAGCTGTAGTGCCCCTGCGTTGAAATCATACAGCTTACCCGCTTGCTGGAACTGAACTTTAACTATTCGTACCAAAAATTGCCTCCCAGGGCAGATGCCCCGATTTGTAAGGTTACTGAGGTGGTGTGCATGAAAGGCCGGCGTCGCCGGCAAGTCTCATCAAAAGAATGTCGAGGGCGAGTCGAGTATTCACGTTTCGCTCGATAGCCCGTCGGGCATCATCTACGTGGTGCAGTTTCTCCAGCAGCGAATCACGTGAGTTCCGCCCGGTCTGCTCTTTAACTAAATTCATCAGGTCGGAGTTCACAATCTCCTGGGTGCCTTCGTGAATCAGGAGGGCGTCCCTCAGAAAGACCGTCAGCGTTTCCAGGATTTCTTTGAGTTGGTCTTTGTCAGCAGCAAGCTCTTCCGCGCATCTGAAGAGACTGCCTATGTTCTGGAGCGAGAGGGTTGAGAGCTTGCCGACGACGGAGGCTCTCTGCTGGAGGGTGTCCTCTCGGCTGATGTCGATAGCCTTGCGCATGCTGCCGTCTGCCAGTGAGGAGGCGACTCTTGCAGTATCCGCGGTTACACCTGTTTCGACCAGGTACTTTTCGATTTCTCCTTGCGGCAGAGCAGGGAAATTGAGTTGCTGACAGCGTGAAAGGATTGTCGGCAGGATGCTCCCCGGGTTGCTGGATATGAGTATGAGGAGGGCATCCCCCGGCGGTTCTTCAAGAGTCTTGAGAAGAGCGTTACCGGCCGCGGTGTTGAGGCGGTCAGCTCCATCGATAATACATGCTTTTTTAGGCGCTTCAAAAGAGCGGTATGACAGGACCTTCTGTAATTCTCTTACCTGGTCGATCTTGATGAAGGCGCCATCCGGTTCAAGAAGGTGCAAATCCGGGTGCTGAAGGTTCGTTATCTTTCGGCATGAGGGACATGTTCCGCACCCTTCATCCCTGCCGCAGAACACTGCCTGAATAAAGGCAAGAGCTGTCTGCTTTTTGCCGCATCCTTCAATGCCGGTAAAAAGATATGAATGGGCGATCTTGCCGGAGATAAGAGCTCTCTTCAGCAGCCCTATGGTTCCGGAGAGTCCTCGTAAAGTTGAAAAAGACATTTTGGCTACCAGAACTATAGCTTGAGCCTCTTGAAGACAGCTGCGGCAACTGCGGACTCGATTTCCGCTATGCTTTTCGATCCATCAATGGTTACGAAACGAGCAGGCTGTGACGCTGCCAGTGCCAGGTATCCGTCTCGCACCCG from Geobacter sp. DSM 9736 includes the following:
- the holB gene encoding DNA polymerase III subunit delta', which gives rise to MSFSTLRGLSGTIGLLKRALISGKIAHSYLFTGIEGCGKKQTALAFIQAVFCGRDEGCGTCPSCRKITNLQHPDLHLLEPDGAFIKIDQVRELQKVLSYRSFEAPKKACIIDGADRLNTAAGNALLKTLEEPPGDALLILISSNPGSILPTILSRCQQLNFPALPQGEIEKYLVETGVTADTARVASSLADGSMRKAIDISREDTLQQRASVVGKLSTLSLQNIGSLFRCAEELAADKDQLKEILETLTVFLRDALLIHEGTQEIVNSDLMNLVKEQTGRNSRDSLLEKLHHVDDARRAIERNVNTRLALDILLMRLAGDAGLSCTPPQ
- the metG gene encoding methionine--tRNA ligase, whose amino-acid sequence is MSRTFYITTPIYYVNDVPHIGHAYTTLAADVLSRYRKLQGYDVHFLTGTDEHGQKVEKAANTAGETPLELADRVVKRFQALWEKLDISYTDFIRTTQERHKQGVSHLFEKVMKQGDIYLGEYEDWYCTPCETFWTETQLIDFKCPDCNRPTEKLKEESYFFRMSKYQEQLLAHIEANPDFIQPKSRRNEIIAFVREGLRDLSVSRTSFTWGIPVPGNDRHIIYVWFDALANYITALGYPDQSGDFGKYWPVDVHLIGKDILRFHAVYWPTFLMAAGLPLPKKVFAHGWWTVEGQKMSKSLQNVVEPNMLIDRYGVDAVRYFLLREVPFGLDGDFSHAALVNRINSDLANDLGNLLNRSTAMINKYFDGIVQKPEQLEPIDLAHLKKTSAMVDQVETCLTELAFSKALQAIWETISAGNKYIDETAPWALAKEPAKVERLGTVLYCLLESQRIVHTLLSAFMPGTAAKALAWLGTDGAQTDAALQWGGLVPGTKIIKAEPLFPRIEDKPEL
- a CDS encoding stage 0 sporulation family protein — encoded protein: MVRIVKVQFQQAGKLYDFNAGALQLKTGERVIVETERGKSIATVVIEPREFADTDAPEGIKSIIRKAHADDIDAASRNAAREKEAYSFCLTKIKERGMDMKLVRVEYLYDGSKAIFYFTADGRVDFRELVKDLAHTFHTRIEMRQIGVRDEAKMVGGIGICGRELCCASFLREFEPVSVKMAKEQNLALNPTKISGQCGRLLCCLGYEFETYCSLRKCLPKCGKRVNCGGVEGEVVKLNVLEGTVTVRTDDDRQVVLDGEAIKPEQISDRQKKTGRENEKGQAEPRESAPSGGKTRRDRRPEGKEREKKEKR